In a single window of the Limnohabitans sp. 2KL-27 genome:
- the serC gene encoding 3-phosphoserine/phosphohydroxythreonine transaminase — MTRIDPAPLNPADTHPALLGSLCPPSGVKPLNFSPGPTSLAAEVQTSIKALFDAERMCSMYLSHRSPEFLDILASTVQRCRLAMDIPQEYEILFMHGGGHGQFAAVPLNLCPNGDEKATYLVNGTWSKRALTDASKYCRPVVVSSENQDGSFTHNPSFEHLDPESKYVYLCSNETVNGIELHRLPKLGIKAPLVIDASSDFSTKPIDWVGCNVGVLYACASKNIGHPGLTLCVIRRDLLGTPSKLCPGVLCYTTNAREGNLWNTIATFNVEVVNIYMEWMIAQGGVREMERRAVAKSAMLYKLIDQSEGFYSTPIADPSIRSRMNIPFDVAGGDEETTRHFLIQGWERGIVGLRTLTPFGVGKYLRASLYNGVSMDQVAALADFMTDFLKTCRSKHASASC; from the coding sequence ATGACCCGCATTGACCCAGCTCCATTGAATCCAGCCGACACCCATCCGGCCTTGCTCGGATCATTGTGTCCCCCCAGCGGTGTGAAGCCGCTGAATTTCAGCCCCGGGCCCACATCCCTTGCGGCAGAAGTACAGACAAGCATCAAGGCCTTGTTCGACGCAGAGCGCATGTGCTCGATGTACCTCTCGCATCGGTCGCCTGAGTTTTTAGACATTCTGGCCAGCACAGTTCAACGCTGCCGCTTGGCGATGGACATTCCTCAAGAGTATGAAATTCTTTTCATGCATGGCGGTGGGCACGGACAGTTTGCGGCAGTGCCGCTGAACCTCTGTCCCAACGGCGATGAAAAAGCGACGTATTTGGTCAACGGCACCTGGTCCAAACGCGCCTTGACCGACGCCTCCAAATACTGCCGCCCTGTCGTTGTCTCCTCCGAGAACCAAGATGGTAGTTTCACCCACAACCCCTCCTTTGAGCATTTGGATCCCGAATCCAAGTACGTCTACCTTTGCTCGAATGAAACGGTGAACGGGATTGAGTTGCATCGGTTGCCCAAGCTGGGCATCAAAGCACCCCTGGTGATTGACGCATCGTCCGACTTTTCCACCAAGCCCATTGACTGGGTGGGCTGCAATGTGGGCGTTCTGTATGCCTGCGCATCCAAAAACATCGGCCACCCCGGCCTCACCCTGTGTGTCATTCGACGGGACTTGCTGGGCACACCCAGCAAACTTTGCCCCGGCGTCCTGTGCTACACCACCAATGCCCGTGAGGGCAATTTGTGGAACACCATCGCCACCTTCAACGTCGAGGTGGTCAACATTTACATGGAGTGGATGATCGCGCAGGGCGGCGTGCGTGAAATGGAACGCCGAGCTGTTGCCAAGTCGGCCATGTTGTACAAATTGATCGACCAGTCGGAGGGCTTTTATTCCACCCCAATTGCAGATCCCTCCATCCGCAGTCGCATGAACATCCCCTTTGATGTTGCGGGTGGCGACGAGGAAACAACGCGGCACTTCTTGATCCAAGGCTGGGAGCGGGGAATCGTCGGCTTAAGAACGCTGACCCCATTTGGGGTTGGCAAGTATTTGAGAGCCAGTTTGTACAACGGCGTCAGCATGGATCAAGTGGCGGCTTTGGCCGACTTCATGACCGATTTTTTGAAGACCTGCCGCTCCAAACATGCGTCGGCGTCATGTTGA
- the pdxH gene encoding pyridoxamine 5'-phosphate oxidase, translating into MNIADLRKSYEKAELNENASHADPLQQFEQWLQEAISAEVPEPNAMTLATVASNLRPSTRVVLIKGCDARGIVWYTNYDSQKGLELAGNPFAALQFHWVELERVVRIEGRVEKVSEEESDAYFHSRPLDSRIGAWASPQSQVIDGRTVLVTNAAKYAAQFMLNPPRPPHWGGYRLVPDQWQFWQGRKSRLHDRLRYTPKDKGWLRERLAP; encoded by the coding sequence ATGAACATTGCCGACCTGCGCAAGAGCTACGAAAAAGCCGAGCTCAACGAAAACGCCTCCCACGCTGACCCTCTCCAGCAATTTGAGCAATGGCTGCAAGAAGCCATCTCCGCCGAAGTGCCCGAGCCCAATGCCATGACACTGGCCACCGTGGCCAGCAATTTGCGCCCCAGCACCCGGGTGGTGCTGATCAAGGGTTGCGATGCGCGCGGCATCGTCTGGTACACCAACTACGACAGCCAAAAAGGCTTGGAACTGGCCGGCAACCCCTTTGCAGCGCTGCAGTTTCATTGGGTTGAACTCGAGCGTGTGGTGCGCATCGAAGGCCGGGTGGAAAAAGTCAGCGAGGAAGAAAGTGATGCCTACTTTCACAGCCGTCCACTCGATTCGCGCATCGGCGCTTGGGCCTCGCCGCAAAGCCAGGTGATCGACGGCCGCACCGTGCTGGTGACCAACGCAGCGAAATACGCGGCGCAATTCATGCTCAACCCACCCCGCCCGCCCCACTGGGGGGGCTACCGCCTGGTGCCCGACCAGTGGCAGTTCTGGCAAGGGCGCAAGAGCCGCTTGCATGACCGATTGCGTTACACGCCAAAGGACAAGGGCTGGCTGCGCGAGCGATTGGCGCCTTAG
- the hisD gene encoding histidinol dehydrogenase yields MAITYLKKADKTPETETATAQKVVNTMLAEIQQNGEAAVRQYAKDLDQWTGDVIVTPAQIEANARDVPEQVKADIDFAIKQVFDFAQAQRRSLSEFQVELHPGVTAGQRVVPVNVAGCYAPAGRYAHIASAYMGVATAKAAGVKTIIACSGPFRGGPMHPYLLYAFNKAGADVIMTLGGVQAIATMANGLFTGKPADVIVGPGNKFVAEAKRTLFGKVGIDVFAGPSEIGIIADESADPAIVASDLVGQAEHGHESPAWLFTTSRSLAEEVMKLVPKLIDLLPPTARDAAGCAWRDYGEVMLCDTRDEVVEISDRYASEHLEVHAKDLDWWLQSLTCYGSLFLGEETTVAYGDKASGPNHVLPTKGAARYSGGLSVHKFLKTFTWQKMTRDAARDIGLATARISRLEGMEAHARTADDRLAKYFPGQEFDLGEQVKV; encoded by the coding sequence GTGGCCATCACGTATTTGAAAAAAGCGGACAAGACACCCGAAACCGAGACGGCCACGGCCCAAAAAGTCGTCAACACCATGCTGGCAGAGATCCAGCAAAACGGTGAAGCAGCGGTGCGCCAATACGCCAAAGATCTGGACCAATGGACAGGCGATGTCATCGTCACCCCAGCACAAATCGAAGCCAATGCGCGTGATGTGCCAGAACAGGTCAAGGCCGACATCGATTTCGCCATCAAACAGGTGTTTGACTTTGCACAAGCACAGCGCCGCTCACTCTCCGAGTTCCAAGTTGAACTGCACCCGGGTGTGACAGCTGGCCAACGCGTGGTGCCGGTCAACGTGGCCGGTTGCTATGCGCCAGCTGGACGTTACGCGCACATTGCCAGTGCCTACATGGGCGTCGCAACGGCCAAGGCAGCGGGGGTCAAGACCATCATCGCCTGCTCGGGCCCCTTCCGGGGCGGCCCGATGCACCCTTACTTGCTGTATGCCTTCAACAAAGCTGGTGCCGATGTCATCATGACCTTGGGCGGGGTGCAAGCGATTGCCACGATGGCCAATGGTCTGTTCACTGGCAAGCCCGCCGATGTGATCGTGGGGCCAGGCAATAAGTTTGTGGCGGAGGCCAAACGCACCTTGTTTGGCAAAGTCGGCATCGACGTTTTCGCGGGACCCTCCGAGATCGGCATCATTGCCGATGAATCCGCAGATCCCGCCATCGTTGCCAGCGACCTGGTGGGACAAGCGGAGCATGGCCACGAGTCGCCCGCTTGGCTTTTCACCACCAGCCGAAGCTTGGCTGAAGAAGTCATGAAGCTGGTGCCCAAGTTGATCGATTTGCTCCCCCCCACGGCACGTGATGCTGCAGGCTGTGCTTGGCGCGACTATGGCGAAGTCATGTTGTGTGACACACGCGACGAAGTGGTGGAAATTTCGGACCGGTATGCCAGCGAGCACCTGGAAGTTCATGCCAAAGACCTGGATTGGTGGCTCCAATCGCTGACATGCTACGGCTCTCTCTTTTTGGGCGAAGAAACCACTGTGGCCTACGGTGACAAGGCCAGTGGCCCCAACCATGTGTTGCCCACAAAGGGGGCGGCACGCTATTCAGGCGGTTTGTCGGTTCACAAATTCTTGAAAACCTTCACTTGGCAAAAAATGACACGCGACGCTGCGCGCGACATTGGACTGGCCACAGCCCGTATTTCAAGGCTCGAAGGCATGGAAGCCCATGCCAGAACGGCCGATGACCGATTGGCCAAGTATTTTCCAGGTCAAGAGTTTGATCTGGGTGAGCAGGTGAAGGTATGA
- a CDS encoding gamma-glutamylcyclotransferase, giving the protein MTDTANDGQTTRKAADRTTAFQVALLDQFRAKTAGRDLWVFGYASLLWRPEFEAQEQHISRVWGWHRALKMWSRLNRGSPECPGLVFALLPGGSCQGVAYRVARDQADEVLVRLWEREMPMDVYTPNWLPCNTPHGPVQALAFTLPRSSPSFTGQLPAETYRHIFQQACGRFGTTLDYARQTLESLRAHGIEDRALAALLRHAD; this is encoded by the coding sequence ATGACTGACACTGCCAACGATGGGCAAACCACGCGCAAGGCCGCAGACCGCACCACAGCCTTTCAGGTCGCTTTGCTCGATCAATTTCGGGCCAAAACGGCGGGCCGGGATTTGTGGGTGTTTGGCTACGCCTCGCTCTTGTGGCGACCCGAGTTCGAGGCGCAAGAGCAACACATCAGCCGCGTCTGGGGTTGGCACCGGGCCCTGAAAATGTGGAGCCGGCTGAACCGGGGCAGCCCCGAGTGTCCGGGCCTGGTGTTTGCCTTGTTGCCCGGCGGCAGCTGCCAGGGCGTGGCTTACCGGGTGGCTCGGGACCAAGCCGACGAGGTGCTGGTGCGGCTGTGGGAGCGGGAAATGCCCATGGATGTCTACACCCCCAACTGGCTGCCTTGCAACACGCCGCATGGCCCCGTTCAGGCGCTGGCCTTTACCTTGCCGCGCAGCAGCCCCAGCTTCACAGGGCAATTGCCTGCCGAAACCTACCGGCACATTTTTCAGCAGGCCTGCGGGCGCTTTGGCACCACGCTGGACTATGCCCGCCAAACCCTCGAAAGCCTGCGGGCCCACGGCATCGAAGACCGTGCGCTGGCCGCTTTGTTGCGCCATGCCGACTGA
- a CDS encoding ABC transporter permease: protein MIIWYLATTVTGWINPSRFPRPDEVLSAFTFIQTEGYGNGKLHQHVLHSLKLVAMGFAVAVGVGVPLGLLMGYSRRAEALINPAFLLLRPIPPLAWIPLAIVWLGLEDGSKILVIFVAAFVPSVINSYTGVRNIETPVMEAASMLGIKGWRMVSEVLVPGAMPMIFTGLRLSLQASWTTLVAAELIGALYGLGSILNQAAQDIFPAMILVAMAFVGICGASTTWLLGALENHAMPWRKGRVAT, encoded by the coding sequence ATGATCATTTGGTACCTTGCGACCACGGTCACCGGATGGATCAATCCCTCACGATTTCCCCGCCCCGATGAAGTGCTGAGTGCGTTCACATTCATTCAGACAGAAGGGTATGGCAACGGCAAGCTGCACCAGCATGTGCTTCACAGTTTGAAACTCGTGGCCATGGGGTTTGCTGTGGCTGTTGGTGTCGGAGTCCCACTGGGCTTGCTGATGGGCTATTCACGCCGTGCCGAAGCACTGATCAATCCCGCATTTTTGCTTTTGCGCCCGATCCCACCTCTGGCTTGGATTCCTTTGGCGATTGTTTGGTTGGGCCTCGAGGATGGCTCCAAGATTTTGGTGATTTTTGTGGCCGCCTTTGTGCCGTCGGTCATCAACAGCTACACAGGCGTTCGCAACATCGAAACACCCGTGATGGAGGCCGCCAGCATGCTGGGCATCAAAGGGTGGCGCATGGTGTCAGAAGTTCTGGTGCCGGGGGCCATGCCCATGATCTTCACGGGTCTCAGACTTTCATTGCAAGCGAGTTGGACTACGCTGGTCGCGGCTGAACTCATCGGGGCCCTGTATGGTCTTGGAAGCATTTTGAACCAGGCCGCTCAGGACATTTTCCCGGCCATGATTTTGGTCGCCATGGCCTTTGTGGGCATCTGCGGTGCCTCCACAACTTGGCTACTGGGCGCTCTGGAGAACCATGCGATGCCCTGGCGCAAAGGAAGAGTGGCCACATGA
- a CDS encoding ABC transporter ATP-binding protein, producing MATIQFTDVSRVFERDGKDFLILDKINLTVQDEEFVAIVGPSGCGKTTCMRMAAGLEFPSSGSVKVNDVQVTGPGPDRAVVFQQFALFPWKTVHDNIDFGLRSKGLAKDERESLIAHYIALMNLKGYESAYPHQLSGGMQQRVAIARAYALNPQVLLMDEPFGALDAQTRVVMQEELVKLARKNPRTVLFITHAVEEAVYLADRVVVMTSRPGKIKEILDVKSVREAEQWDRHSKIEDVMDLESFVHLRTRIWKSLREEHAGTDH from the coding sequence ATGGCCACTATCCAGTTCACCGATGTCAGCCGCGTTTTTGAGCGCGACGGCAAAGACTTTCTGATCCTTGACAAGATCAACCTCACGGTTCAAGACGAAGAATTCGTGGCCATCGTCGGCCCATCAGGTTGCGGCAAAACCACTTGCATGCGCATGGCCGCTGGCCTTGAATTTCCAAGTTCAGGCAGCGTGAAGGTCAACGATGTGCAGGTGACTGGGCCCGGCCCAGACCGTGCGGTTGTTTTTCAACAGTTCGCCCTGTTTCCTTGGAAAACGGTTCATGACAACATCGACTTTGGTTTGCGCAGCAAAGGCCTTGCCAAAGATGAAAGAGAAAGTCTGATCGCCCATTACATCGCGCTGATGAACCTGAAAGGTTACGAAAGCGCGTACCCGCATCAACTCTCAGGCGGGATGCAACAACGCGTTGCAATTGCGCGAGCTTATGCCTTGAACCCGCAAGTTCTGCTGATGGATGAGCCCTTTGGTGCTCTCGATGCTCAGACCCGCGTGGTCATGCAAGAGGAACTGGTCAAGTTGGCTCGCAAAAACCCGCGTACCGTGCTCTTCATCACCCATGCGGTTGAAGAAGCGGTTTACCTGGCCGATCGCGTGGTGGTCATGACCAGCCGCCCAGGGAAAATCAAGGAAATTCTGGATGTGAAGTCCGTTCGTGAAGCCGAGCAATGGGACCGCCACAGCAAAATTGAAGACGTGATGGACTTGGAAAGCTTTGTCCATTTGCGCACCCGAATCTGGAAGTCTTTGCGTGAAGAGCACGCGGGCACGGATCATTGA
- a CDS encoding ABC transporter permease, with protein sequence MKKALSRQHFWSLTVTGTVAFFAFWYLARALHFSPPQFLPMPHEVLFKLIELMDKPFAGATLPEHMAASLKRFGMGFGLAALVGIPLGLSMGWFRLLDDVITPIFDGVRFIAPVAWVPFAALWFGTGIGGPTLIIFAGAFPPCLINAYRGARNVEVRFLEAASMLGVGSFKTITEVLFPAAVPSIIAGLRIGAGLGWLSLVGAELIVASSGMGNLIVRAQSALATDTVMVGMIAIGAIGVVIDILIRRLEKLLLKHRNA encoded by the coding sequence ATGAAAAAAGCACTGAGTCGACAGCACTTTTGGAGTTTGACCGTCACGGGCACGGTGGCCTTCTTTGCCTTTTGGTATTTGGCACGGGCACTGCACTTTTCACCCCCCCAATTCTTGCCAATGCCCCATGAGGTTTTGTTCAAACTGATCGAACTGATGGACAAACCCTTTGCAGGCGCCACCCTGCCGGAGCACATGGCCGCGAGTTTGAAGCGGTTTGGCATGGGCTTTGGGTTGGCCGCTCTTGTGGGCATTCCATTGGGCTTGTCCATGGGCTGGTTTCGACTGCTGGACGATGTGATTACCCCCATTTTTGATGGCGTGCGGTTCATCGCCCCTGTGGCTTGGGTGCCATTTGCAGCGCTCTGGTTTGGCACGGGCATCGGCGGCCCCACATTGATCATCTTTGCCGGCGCTTTCCCGCCCTGCTTGATCAACGCTTATCGCGGCGCACGCAATGTCGAAGTTCGCTTCCTCGAAGCTGCCAGCATGCTGGGCGTCGGTAGTTTCAAAACCATCACAGAAGTGCTTTTCCCGGCTGCCGTGCCGTCCATCATTGCAGGACTGCGCATTGGTGCAGGCCTGGGTTGGCTCTCGCTCGTGGGCGCTGAGCTCATCGTCGCCAGCAGTGGAATGGGCAATTTGATTGTGCGCGCACAAAGTGCATTGGCCACGGACACCGTGATGGTGGGCATGATTGCCATCGGTGCCATTGGCGTGGTGATCGACATACTGATTCGTCGCTTGGAAAAGCTCCTGCTCAAACACAGGAATGCTTGA
- a CDS encoding SDR family NAD(P)-dependent oxidoreductase has product MSTSPVSFDLSGRTALVTGGSSGLGEAMAQALGMAGANLVLMARRHDLLQHSADKLRAMGISAQTLVCDLASPEAAQEGARQALNLGPVDILINAAGVNLREPFADISVTSWMAQINIHLSAPFFLTQALAPAMKERGWGRIINIASLQSYRAFANSAPYGAGKGGVVQLTRAMALEWGPHGITCNAIGPGFFPTALTAPVFGNPELVARNAAQTCLGRNGELSDIHGLAVFLASDASSYITGQTIMIDGGYTAK; this is encoded by the coding sequence ATGAGCACTTCGCCTGTTTCATTTGACCTGTCAGGTCGAACGGCTCTGGTCACAGGTGGCAGTTCTGGATTGGGTGAAGCCATGGCGCAAGCTCTGGGGATGGCCGGTGCCAATCTGGTCTTGATGGCCCGCAGGCACGACTTGCTCCAACATTCGGCTGACAAGCTCAGAGCGATGGGCATTTCGGCTCAGACACTGGTCTGCGACCTGGCTTCGCCAGAGGCAGCGCAAGAAGGTGCACGGCAAGCCTTGAACTTGGGCCCTGTTGACATCCTGATCAATGCGGCTGGCGTCAATCTGCGAGAACCATTTGCAGATATTTCAGTGACCAGCTGGATGGCCCAAATCAACATCCACCTGAGCGCCCCTTTCTTTCTCACACAGGCGCTGGCCCCTGCCATGAAGGAACGAGGATGGGGCCGCATCATCAACATCGCCAGCCTCCAAAGTTACCGGGCATTTGCCAACAGCGCACCTTATGGCGCTGGCAAAGGCGGCGTCGTTCAACTCACCCGTGCCATGGCGCTCGAATGGGGCCCCCATGGGATCACCTGCAACGCCATCGGGCCTGGTTTTTTTCCTACGGCTTTGACCGCACCTGTGTTTGGCAACCCGGAATTGGTCGCACGAAATGCTGCGCAAACCTGTTTAGGAAGAAATGGCGAGCTCTCAGACATCCATGGCTTGGCTGTTTTCTTGGCCAGCGATGCGTCCAGCTACATCACGGGCCAAACCATCATGATTGACGGTGGCTATACCGCCAAATAG
- a CDS encoding LacI family DNA-binding transcriptional regulator: MKPRITIEEVARLAGVSTATVSRVLSRPDVVRTRTQEQVMAAVRQLDYQPDAAARALASGRTHTVGCVIPTLDHAIFARSTQAMQTTLAQAGYQLLVASHEYDPDTEFELVRALQQRGVDSLVLVGTDHAPRLWKALSDWRKPTLLTWSCDPRLPSLGFDNEGAGRMAAKHLLELGHRRIGVISGFTTHNDRARSRVDGVRQLLAQAGLSLPDEWVTQQAFNLEGGRLGLRQLMGARQKPTALFCGNDLLAVGALLEAQRMGLSIPDDLSICGIDNSEMAQAINPGLTTVSLPTQDLGRMAAKSMLSAISGEVVPAQSLLPFELVIRGSTAAPRKSRTVSRLGQ; this comes from the coding sequence ATGAAACCCCGCATCACCATCGAGGAAGTCGCACGTTTGGCTGGCGTTTCTACAGCGACCGTTTCGCGCGTGCTCAGCAGACCCGATGTGGTTCGAACCCGCACTCAAGAACAAGTGATGGCGGCAGTCAGGCAGCTGGATTACCAACCTGATGCGGCGGCCCGTGCTCTGGCCTCTGGTCGCACGCACACGGTGGGATGTGTCATACCGACACTGGACCACGCTATTTTTGCCCGCAGCACGCAGGCGATGCAGACCACGTTGGCACAGGCGGGCTATCAGTTGTTGGTGGCCAGCCATGAGTACGATCCCGACACAGAATTTGAATTGGTGCGTGCCTTGCAGCAGCGCGGCGTGGATTCTTTGGTTTTGGTGGGAACCGACCATGCACCACGCCTGTGGAAGGCTTTGAGCGACTGGCGCAAGCCAACGTTGCTCACCTGGTCCTGTGATCCTCGTCTGCCGTCTTTGGGCTTTGATAACGAGGGTGCGGGTCGAATGGCGGCAAAGCATTTGCTGGAACTTGGGCACCGACGCATTGGTGTGATCTCAGGCTTTACCACCCACAACGATCGGGCACGCAGCCGTGTCGATGGCGTGCGCCAATTACTCGCGCAGGCAGGATTGTCTTTGCCCGACGAGTGGGTCACGCAGCAGGCTTTCAATCTTGAAGGCGGCCGTCTCGGTTTGCGTCAGCTCATGGGTGCGCGGCAAAAACCCACCGCCCTTTTTTGCGGCAATGACCTGTTGGCAGTCGGCGCTTTGCTGGAAGCTCAGCGCATGGGCCTGAGCATTCCCGATGACCTGTCCATTTGTGGGATCGATAACTCTGAAATGGCTCAAGCGATCAACCCCGGGCTGACGACAGTGAGTTTGCCGACGCAGGACCTGGGTCGCATGGCGGCCAAATCCATGTTGTCTGCCATTTCCGGTGAAGTGGTCCCCGCGCAATCGCTGTTGCCATTCGAGCTGGTGATTCGCGGCAGCACAGCGGCACCTCGAAAATCACGGACCGTATCGCGGCTCGGACAATGA
- a CDS encoding ABC transporter substrate-binding protein: MKKLAAAAIGISLVLGLNSTAHAQALTPIKISYQPSLYWALPFHIATEKGWWKDVGLAPEFSTFPAGVPQIAASAAGSWDVGGTGSVPAVLGHVRFGIKTIGVTNDESAANGLVGSSKAAADFAKDPAGALRGKTITLTQNSTADFAVQACLKKYGLKKSDVVMKNMGQAEIISALSSNNSDLAGMWAPNTYTVEEKAGAKMLCSGKDSGAIVPGALIARGDYAKQNPQNVAKFLAVYLRAWSWMSVNRPEAIRMMKDFYAKGGVSISDAAMNKEFDTRPTFNLAQQLKNMERTGGAANSKMDGWFTELSGFMRETGAVQQVPAVADFVTDEYLKLVQADAKLRDMANSTR, encoded by the coding sequence ATGAAAAAACTCGCAGCAGCCGCCATTGGTATCAGCCTTGTTCTGGGCTTGAACAGCACCGCACACGCGCAAGCGCTGACCCCCATCAAGATCAGCTACCAACCCTCTCTTTATTGGGCCTTGCCTTTTCACATTGCCACTGAAAAAGGTTGGTGGAAAGACGTGGGCTTGGCACCCGAATTTTCGACATTCCCAGCGGGTGTTCCCCAAATCGCAGCTTCAGCAGCAGGATCTTGGGATGTAGGCGGCACTGGCTCGGTGCCAGCCGTGTTGGGCCATGTTCGTTTCGGTATCAAAACCATCGGTGTCACGAACGACGAATCGGCAGCCAATGGCCTGGTGGGCAGCAGCAAAGCAGCCGCTGATTTCGCCAAAGACCCCGCCGGCGCTCTGCGTGGCAAGACCATCACCTTGACTCAAAATTCAACGGCTGACTTCGCCGTGCAGGCTTGCTTGAAAAAGTACGGCCTGAAAAAATCCGATGTGGTCATGAAAAACATGGGGCAAGCCGAAATCATTTCGGCACTGTCTTCCAACAACTCTGACTTGGCGGGTATGTGGGCACCCAACACCTATACGGTGGAAGAAAAAGCTGGCGCAAAAATGCTGTGCAGCGGCAAGGACAGTGGCGCCATCGTGCCCGGTGCTTTGATCGCACGCGGTGACTATGCCAAGCAAAACCCACAGAACGTTGCCAAATTCCTGGCGGTTTACCTGCGCGCCTGGAGCTGGATGAGCGTGAACCGGCCCGAAGCCATTCGCATGATGAAAGACTTTTATGCCAAGGGTGGCGTCAGCATCAGCGATGCAGCCATGAACAAAGAGTTTGATACCCGCCCCACCTTCAACCTGGCGCAACAACTCAAGAACATGGAACGCACAGGCGGCGCAGCCAATTCGAAGATGGATGGCTGGTTCACCGAACTGTCTGGCTTCATGCGTGAAACAGGCGCGGTTCAACAAGTTCCAGCTGTGGCTGACTTCGTGACCGACGAGTACTTGAAATTGGTTCAGGCAGACGCCAAGCTGCGCGACATGGCCAACTCAACCCGGTAA